The following coding sequences lie in one Zingiber officinale cultivar Zhangliang chromosome 2B, Zo_v1.1, whole genome shotgun sequence genomic window:
- the LOC122047626 gene encoding uncharacterized protein LOC122047626 isoform X1: protein MYKVKRPLEQMFASEDWVSSPLSQTTQGKVVKRIVINDPNFWPHVAFCVKSVVPLVSVLREVDSEERSAMGYIYELMDKAKETIKFNCGGVDRKYKPIWKKIDSRWTPQLHHPLHAAGYYLNPQLRYEERFSYCDEVRDGLYTCIDRMLSSDDRLKADIQLDLYNKAEGEFGTPIAKRTRMLRTPVLWWECFGSKTPELTTFAIRVLGLTCSASGCERN, encoded by the exons ATGTATAAGGTTAAAAGGCCACTTGAACAAATGTTTGCTTCCGAAGATTGGGTTAGTTCACCACTATCTCAAACAACTCAGGGGAAGGTCGTGAAGAGAATTGTTATTAACGATCCCAACTTTTGGCCACATGTTGCATTTTGTGTTAAGAGTGTTGTTCCTCTTGTAAGTGTGTTAAGGGAAGTTGATTCGGAGGAGAGATCGGCCATGGGATATATTTATGAACTTATGGATAAGGCAAAAGAgacaataaaatttaattgtggGGGAGTTGACAGAAAATACAaacccatttggaaaaaaattGATTCACGATGGACTCCACAACTTCATCATCCTCTACACGCGGCCGGGTACTATTTGAATCCGCAATTGCGTTATGAAGAAAGATTTTCTTATTGTGATGAAGTTAGAGATGGATTGTATACTTGCATAGATAGGATGTTGTCTTCTGATGATCGTCTTAAAGCAGACATCCAATTGGACTTATATAATAAAGCTGAAGGAGAATTTGGAACTCCAATAGCAAAACGAACAAGAATGTTGCGAACTCCGG TCTTGTGGTGGGAATGTTTTGGAAGTAAGACACCCGAGCTTACTACATTTGCAATTCGAGTGCTTGGTCTCACTTGTAGTGCTTCGGGATGTGAAAGAAATTAG
- the LOC122047626 gene encoding uncharacterized protein LOC122047626 isoform X2, which yields MVACELPHLPSIDACAKFDVGAAARHGGPTSPPTASTIDKSIKDAFTGKASDTKSTDSLAALCLHQSSIQTPELSKVVSQCKTLQQLWIFLLKWKGKDRYACGRYPQLPAPRVASKPAFEEGWAPHLAFEASGILGFILEGQKRFEHTKCYLNQQFFISNSRGFEGCLLYHTATFDGIFLA from the exons ATGGTCGCTTGCGAACTGCCTCATCTTCCCAGCATCGATGCATGCGCCAAATTTGACGTCGGAGCTGCCGCAAGGCATGGAGGCCCGACATCACCACCAACCGCATCGACGATTGACAAGTCCATCAAGGACGCCTTCACTGGCAAGGCCTCCGACACGAAATCCACTGACA GTCTTGCAGCACTGTGTCTCCATCAGTCTAGCATACAAACACCAGAGCTCTCAAAAGTAGTTAGCCAGTGTAAAACTCTTCAACAGCTATGG ATTTTCCTATTAAAGTGGAAGGGAAAAGATAGGTATGCGTGCGGTCGGTACCCGCAGCTGCCTGCGCCTCGTGTGGCGTCAAAGCCGGCATTTGAAGAGGGCTGGGCACCGCACTTAGCGTTTGAAGCCAGTGGGATTCTCGGCTTCATCCTG GAAGGGCAGAAACGATTTGAGCATACAAAATGTTACCTTAACCAACAATTCTTCATCAGTAATTCTCGAGGATTTGAGGGCTGTTTGTTATACCACACTGCCACATTCGATGGCATCTTTCTAGCGTAA
- the LOC122047626 gene encoding uncharacterized protein LOC122047626 isoform X3 gives MVACELPHLPSIDACAKFDVGAAARHGGPTSPPTASTIDKSIKDAFTGKASDTKSTDSLAALCLHQSSIQTPELSKVVSQCKTLQQLWWKGKDRYACGRYPQLPAPRVASKPAFEEGWAPHLAFEASGILGFILEGQKRFEHTKCYLNQQFFISNSRGFEGCLLYHTATFDGIFLA, from the exons ATGGTCGCTTGCGAACTGCCTCATCTTCCCAGCATCGATGCATGCGCCAAATTTGACGTCGGAGCTGCCGCAAGGCATGGAGGCCCGACATCACCACCAACCGCATCGACGATTGACAAGTCCATCAAGGACGCCTTCACTGGCAAGGCCTCCGACACGAAATCCACTGACA GTCTTGCAGCACTGTGTCTCCATCAGTCTAGCATACAAACACCAGAGCTCTCAAAAGTAGTTAGCCAGTGTAAAACTCTTCAACAGCTATGG TGGAAGGGAAAAGATAGGTATGCGTGCGGTCGGTACCCGCAGCTGCCTGCGCCTCGTGTGGCGTCAAAGCCGGCATTTGAAGAGGGCTGGGCACCGCACTTAGCGTTTGAAGCCAGTGGGATTCTCGGCTTCATCCTG GAAGGGCAGAAACGATTTGAGCATACAAAATGTTACCTTAACCAACAATTCTTCATCAGTAATTCTCGAGGATTTGAGGGCTGTTTGTTATACCACACTGCCACATTCGATGGCATCTTTCTAGCGTAA
- the LOC122047626 gene encoding uncharacterized protein LOC122047626 isoform X4: protein MVACELPHLPSIDACAKFDVGAAARHGGPTSPPTASTIDKSIKDAFTGKASDTKSTDSLAALCLHQSSIQTPELSKVVSQCKTLQQLWVRDLIEDDRNGPHCCLFWLCNALTPLIG from the exons ATGGTCGCTTGCGAACTGCCTCATCTTCCCAGCATCGATGCATGCGCCAAATTTGACGTCGGAGCTGCCGCAAGGCATGGAGGCCCGACATCACCACCAACCGCATCGACGATTGACAAGTCCATCAAGGACGCCTTCACTGGCAAGGCCTCCGACACGAAATCCACTGACA GTCTTGCAGCACTGTGTCTCCATCAGTCTAGCATACAAACACCAGAGCTCTCAAAAGTAGTTAGCCAGTGTAAAACTCTTCAACAGCTATGG GTTAGGGACTTAATTGAGGACGACAG AAATGGGCCTCATTGCTGTCTTTTCTGGTTGTGTAATGC CCTTACACCCCTGATTGGCTGA